ATCGGTTTGACGATTACTCTGTCACTTTTCAGGTTTGAACTCATCATTCGAGCTCCCGACCGGCAATTGAAACGTTATCACACTTCCTTGAGGGTCGTTATCCGTAATTATCAACTCTCCACCGAGCGTCGTTGTAATCCACTTCATCACCCACAACCCAATCCCAAGACTGTGACCAAGCGGTGTTTCCTCACCAGAGTTGATTGCATGCCGTTCGAGTTCCGGAACTCCGGGTCCATTGTCAGCGATAGTTATTCGAAACTGATCTGCACCTAAGTCACGCTGAACCGTGATCGCTACTTCAGGTATGGGCTGCTCGGTGTGTTTGATTGCGTTCGTGATAGCCTCATCGATGGCATTCGTGAACAATTCTGTGTTCCGAACGTGGATGTCTCCGGTATCTCCACTTGTACAGGTGATGTTCACATCCGGGTACTGTCTTTGATACGTTTCGACAAGCGACTCTATATCAAGCTGCTCCCACCTCTCGTGAGTTTCGGCTCGATCCCAAATTGAGCGAATCTCTGCTGTCTTCTCGCCGATATTTTGCATTGATGCAGCTTGCTCTCGAATTGCCATAACTGACGCTCGACGAGACTTGGGGTCCAACTCTCCGTCTTCCAATAACTCTGCGTGACCATCGATTACGTTGAGCGCGTTCCGCAAGTTATGTCGCATAACACGATTCAGGACACCAAGCGTCTGTCTTGTGAGCACGTCCTCAGTGATGTCTTCTGTCATTCCGACGAAATGGGTTATGTCGCCTTTCTCATCCGTAACTGGGGTGATTGTCTGTTTCGCTTCGTACAGCTCACCGAATTTTGTCTTGTTGACAAGCTCTGATTTCCAGACATCGCCATCGGTAATCGTCTCCCACAACTCCGTATAGAACTCCTTATCCTGCTGACTTGATTTAAGAATCCGAGGAGTACGACCAATAGCCTCAGCAGGGGAATATCCGTTCACTCGCTCAAAGGTAGGATTGACGTACTGAATCGTTCCATCCGAATCGGTGATCACGACTGCTTTTTCGGACTGCTCAGACTGTACTTTGAACAACGAGAGATCCTGTTCGTATCGCTTCTCGTTGGTGATGTTCTGTTGATAGCCGAGGAAGTTCGAGACCGTTCCAGAGTCATCCCGGATCGGGATAGTCGTGACTCGATTCCAGAACATCGAGCCGTCTTTGCGGTAGTTTCGCAAATCGACAGTGACAGGCTCTTGGGCCTCGATCGCTGCTCCCATCTCCGCAAC
This genomic stretch from Halorubrum lacusprofundi ATCC 49239 harbors:
- a CDS encoding PAS domain-containing protein, with product MLTKTMPELFFIHSDLDIVYANPMACALLGAESPEELTGTPLIDLVTSDYRSPLRERVAHIYGGDERTSGLNVELQTDTDQPQRAILVSSVVEWDDTERVQTSVFPIRETDADSGQLLSEQAMDQAPIGITVSDPSQPDNPLIQVNDGFCTLTGYDREEFLGRNCRFLQGEATREETVAEMGAAIEAQEPVTVDLRNYRKDGSMFWNRVTTIPIRDDSGTVSNFLGYQQNITNEKRYEQDLSLFKVQSEQSEKAVVITDSDGTIQYVNPTFERVNGYSPAEAIGRTPRILKSSQQDKEFYTELWETITDGDVWKSELVNKTKFGELYEAKQTITPVTDEKGDITHFVGMTEDITEDVLTRQTLGVLNRVMRHNLRNALNVIDGHAELLEDGELDPKSRRASVMAIREQAASMQNIGEKTAEIRSIWDRAETHERWEQLDIESLVETYQRQYPDVNITCTSGDTGDIHVRNTELFTNAIDEAITNAIKHTEQPIPEVAITVQRDLGADQFRITIADNGPGVPELERHAINSGEETPLGHSLGIGLWVMKWITTTLGGELIITDNDPQGSVITFQLPVGSSNDEFKPEK